The Thermodesulfobacteriota bacterium nucleotide sequence CGAAACGCCCGCTGGCGCTGGCGCCCGCCAGGGACCGGACGGGCCGGACCAGGATCCGCGGCCGGCCAGCCAGAAGGAAGGCGCCGGAGCGCCCCTTTCCGGCGAGCCGGCACCGGACGGCCTGCCGGCTGGCCAGACGGCGGAGGAGGGCCAGGTGCCGGACCAGAAGGACCTGGTCCTGGAGCAATGGCTGCGGCAGGTGCCGGACGACCCCTCCGGCCTCCTGCGCCGCAAGTTCATGCTGGAGCACCAGCGCCGCCAGCGCCAGGGGGGCCGGCCATGACCCGAATCTGCAGCCCGGGCTGGCTTCTGTGGGCAGCACTTCTTCTTATGCTGGCGCCGGCCGTCCAGGCCGCCGCCGGCCTGGAGGCCTGGCTGGACCGGGACCAGGTGAGCCTCGGGGAGACGGTGCAGCTGACCATCAAGGCCGAGGGCCGGGTGAGCGGCGAGCCGGACACCACCCCCCTGGAACGGGATTTCCACGTGCTTGGCACATCCAGCGGCTCCAGCATCCAGATCACGGGCGGCCAGATGTCCAGCACCACCACCTGGCAGATCACCCTGGCCCCCAGGCGGGAGGGCGTGCTCGCCATCGGCCCCCTGGAGCTGGACGGCCGCTTCTCCAACGCCTTGAGCCTGACGGTCACCGCCGCGCCAGCGCCCCGAGCCGACTCCGGCGCCGATCTCTTTCTGGAGACCGAGGTGGAGCCCGGCACGCCCTATGCCCGGCAGCAGGTGCTCTACCGGGTGCGGCTCTTCCACGCCGTCCCGCTCACCGAAGGCAGCCTGTCCGCCCCGCAGCCAGACAACACCCTCATGGAACAGCTGGGCGAAGACCAGGCCCAGGAGCTTACCCGCCAGAACCGGCGCTACCGGGTCATCGAGCGCACGTACGCCCTTTTTCCCCAGGAGACCGGCCAGCTGACCCTCCCGCCGCCGGTCTTCCGGGGCATGGTCCGGGAGCGGGACCAGCGCCGGGACCCCCGGCAGTTCTTCTTCGGCAACGACCCCTTCGGCATGCTGGGCGGCACCACCAGACCAGTGCGCATCGCCGGCCAGCCCTTCACCCTCACCGTCCGCCCGGCGCCCCTCGATGCCGCCGGCGTCCCCCGGCTGCCGGCCTTCTCGCTGGAGCTGGCCGAGGAGTGGCAGCCCGAAGAGGCGCGCATCCGGGTCGGGGAGGCAGTCACCCGGGCCATCACCGTCACCGCCCAGGGCCAGACGGGCGCCGCCCTGCCGGAGCCGGCTGCCGGCGCTGTGGAGGGCTTCAAGGTCTATCCCGACAAGGCCGAGCTGACCAGCGCCCAGGGACGGGACGGGATAACCGGCACCCGCCGGCAGAAGACCGCCTTCATCCCCACCCGCCCCGGCACCTACACCCTGCCCGGCATCAGTCTGCCCTGGTGGGATGTGGCCAGCGACCAGGCCCGGGAAAGCCACCTGCCGCCCCGGACCATCTTCGTCCTGCCCGGCGACCAGCCGGCCGAGGCCGCCGCCTCGCCGCCCTCCCCCGCCACCCCGGCAGCGCCGGCCACCGCG carries:
- a CDS encoding BatD family protein, with the translated sequence MTRICSPGWLLWAALLLMLAPAVQAAAGLEAWLDRDQVSLGETVQLTIKAEGRVSGEPDTTPLERDFHVLGTSSGSSIQITGGQMSSTTTWQITLAPRREGVLAIGPLELDGRFSNALSLTVTAAPAPRADSGADLFLETEVEPGTPYARQQVLYRVRLFHAVPLTEGSLSAPQPDNTLMEQLGEDQAQELTRQNRRYRVIERTYALFPQETGQLTLPPPVFRGMVRERDQRRDPRQFFFGNDPFGMLGGTTRPVRIAGQPFTLTVRPAPLDAAGVPRLPAFSLELAEEWQPEEARIRVGEAVTRAITVTAQGQTGAALPEPAAGAVEGFKVYPDKAELTSAQGRDGITGTRRQKTAFIPTRPGTYTLPGISLPWWDVASDQARESHLPPRTIFVLPGDQPAEAAASPPSPATPAAPATAAPAAPLAGPAAAGGPVLGPAATLAMGIAWLSTLLLWWRDRRRYRRPPPDGDRHPSAPARLAEAGKAVAAACAAHDPAGARQALLLWAAARWPTDPPPGLSAIATRLGDPDLTTEIDLLGRRLFAAQPAPWDGQRLAQLFRQAAAAHRPEKKKNPTLPALYP